The genomic region CGCGTCTTGAGCGATTTTCAACCCTCCGTCGACGTCACGCCGCAACGGCGAGGTGAAATAGAACCGGATCGAAAGAACCAGCGGATTCGATTGAAGTCGAGCCAGTACGGTCGCGCGGTGGGAAGACTTGGAGAGCGCGAGCAGGACCAGATTTCCGACCTGGGCTTTGTACGTGCGGCCGGCCGCGGAGAGCAATCGGCGCCCTCGCACCGTGGCATACTGGTGATTCACGCTGGGCGGAACGGGCAGCACGAGCGATACGCCGGCGGTCTCGGGGCAGGTTGCCGCGGGGATTTCTGCGCGGCGCGGGTTCGCGGAGGGTGCGGTGGCGGTCATCGCCAAAATTCTTGAGGCTGTCTGTCTGGAAATGACACGAACCGGAAGTCGAGAATTGATAAGCGGCGTGGAACGGCGGGCAATGGGCATGCGGAGCACTATAGGAGATTCAGAATCTTCGACATGTCCTGTTCGTACCGGTCTTCGGATCGGCTGATGTATCTGCGCCACTCACTGGGGTTCCAGACCTCCATGCGGTGGTACAGGCCGACGAGGATAATCTCCTGGTCTTCATCCAGCGGGACGAGTTTTCTCAGCCGGCCGGGGATCAGGATCCGACCGGTCTTATCGATTTCAGAGGTTCCGGCTTCCGAAACCACGAAGTGCATGAAGAGTCGGCTTTGGTCCTCGTCGAGCGTCGCCTTGCTCCGCTCGAGCACCTTCTCCCATTCCTTGATGGAATAGATCAAGATCGACTGCTCGGGGCCTTTCATAAAGACGACGGCACGCCCTTCGGATTCCACCTGTTCGCGGATGGGCGAGGGTACGATGAACCGACCCTTCTCGTCGACTTTGCAAAGATACTCGCCGGCAAACATTAGTGCCACCTTGAACTTAGTCGTTGAGCGGCGTTCTCATTCGCTCCCGGATCCACTGTTCGAGATCGGACCGCACGAACCGCCACTGGCTGCCCAACTTGAAGGCGGGAATTCGACGGCTGCGGAGATAACGGTAGAGCGTCCGCTGGGTGATCTTGAGATACCGGCAGGTTTCTTCCGCCGTCATCAACTCGCTCTTGGAACTCCGACTCATTCACCGTCCAGGATGGGAGGGAAACCATAGAGCGGACCGCCTCTAGTGTGGCATCAGGGTATGCGAGGCCTGCAGATCTGTCAAGTGAAATGTATGACAACATAGGTCAGAAGCCGCCATCGTCACCCAGGTCTGCGGAGGCGTCTTCGGTGTTGCCCAAGGCTTCCGAGGGATCCTCCCCAAAACCCTCACCCATCTCGTCGCCCATCTTCTTCATGAACTGTTTCATGCTGTCGGGGTCGCTCTCGTCAAGGTCCCCCAGGGTGTCCGGGTCCGCAAGCGATTCGAGGCGGGCTTCTTCGGATTTCGGCGACGCAAAACGGGACATCAAGCGCGAGAGCTCTGCGCTTCCGCAGGAAGCGCAGGAGACCGGTTTGGGATTGGCGATGCTCAACTGAAGCACCGTGGTGCGACGCCGACAGCTGAGACACAGATACTCGTACAATGGCATGTGCTACAGTCCCAGAACCGATGGAGATCGAAATGGTTCTTCCACGAACAGATGATCCGGAACGACCAATGAACCAATCGTGCGCGCGAGCGTCAGGGCAACGACGGATTTCGCACCGGATTCCGACAGTGCTGCCGCACATTCGTGGAGGGTCGCGCCGGTCGTAAAGACGTCGTCGATCAGCAGGATTCGGCGGCCCGTGACGAGACGAGGCCGGCGGACCGCAAAGGCATGCCGCACATTCTTCAACCGCATATTCCGGGGTAACGTCGTTTGAGGGTCGGTGGCGTGCACCCGCGCGAGTTCGCGTATCGATACCGGCAGATGGAGATGTCGTGCCACACGGTCCGCAAGGAGCAACGATTGATTGAATTCCCGGCCGCGCAATCTGCTGGGATGCAACGGGACGGGGAGGACGAGATCGACGTCCAGATTCGGCGGCAGGGCATCGATCATGAGCTGCGCCAACGGTTTGGCCAGTCCGATTTTTCCCCGATACTTGAATGCGCAAACAGCTTCCCGGAGCGGAGGAAGGTACGGATAAAGCGTCCAAGCCCGGCTGAAGGCCGGGCGATGCTCCAGACAGTCTTGGCAGTGGTGATTCGGCGAATTGGAGACCGCGGCAGCCGAGACGAAGGGTTGGCTGCAGAGCGCGCAGCAGGGTCCCTTCAGGGGCAGGATCAGCTCCCAACAGCGCCGACAGAATCCCGGGACCGGATCGCCCTGCAAGCCGACTCCACAGGCAAGGCAATCGACCGGAACGATGAACCGCAGTGCCTGGCGGCAGAGGCCGAGGAAGCCGGTCCGGGTGAATGGAAAGGACGTCAACATGGTGGACGTGGGAGCCGAAGTCGAGTTTCTTCTAGAAAAAAACGTGGCTCCTGTCAAGGTTGTTGCCCCTCAAATGGTTGTGTTATACGGAAAGATGTCTGCAAATCATAATGCTGAGACTTGAACAGGTTTCGAAGATCTATCATCGGGGATCGGCTTCCATCATCGGGGTGGATCGCGTCAGTTTGGAAGTGGCGGCCGGTGAATTCTGCGCGTTCATGGGGCCGAGCGGATGCGGAAAGAGCACGCTGCTGAACTTGGTTGCCGGCTTGGATTCTCCTACGAGCGGAGAAATCGTCTTGAACGGGCGGCCGACCGCACGGTTTTCGTCCGATGATTGGACGCGGATCAGGCGGGAAGAGATCGGAATTGTCTTTCAATCGTTTCACCTGGTTCCAGGACTTTCCGCCGAAGAGAATGTCGCCTTTCCGCTGCTGCTGAGAGGCGAGCGGGGCGGAACGATGCTGCGGCGCGTCGAGGAAGTGCTGGACCTCGTCGGAATGAACCATCGCCGCCGTCATCGCCCCGGTGAATTATCCGGAGGAGAGCAGCAACGCGTCGCCATTGCACGGGCCGTCGTGCACGGTCCCAAATTGGTCGTGGCCGATGAACCGACGGGAAATTTGGACTCCCAGCAGGGCGCGGCCGTCGTCGACCTATTGAGGACGCTGGCCGATCAGGATCGCCGGACCGTCCTTCTTGCGACGCACAGCGGTGAGGCGGCGGGGTCGGCGCACTACGTGTGGACCATGAGGGACGGCCGTCTGATCGAACGGGTTGCATCGAACCTTCTTTCCTTGGGGTTATAGATGGATGTGTCGACGACGATTGCGGGGGTCAAGTTCACCGGTTGCTTCATGAATGCCTCCGGTGCGTTGTGCGTCACGAGGGAGGAATTGCTGGCGCTGGGGCGCTCGCGCGCCGGGGCGATCGTCACCAAGTCCATGACGGTGGAGCCGCGTCAGGGCAATCCGTCGCCTCGATACTACGGATTCTCCGGCGGCTC from Nitrospira japonica harbors:
- a CDS encoding RusA family crossover junction endodeoxyribonuclease, whose protein sequence is MTATAPSANPRRAEIPAATCPETAGVSLVLPVPPSVNHQYATVRGRRLLSAAGRTYKAQVGNLVLLALSKSSHRATVLARLQSNPLVLSIRFYFTSPLRRDVDGGLKIAQDALCEGLGVNDNRIVETHLYKHVDKLNPRIEVSLTAAPSVDSLHPPVPTVADYS
- a CDS encoding division/cell wall cluster transcriptional repressor MraZ, producing the protein MFAGEYLCKVDEKGRFIVPSPIREQVESEGRAVVFMKGPEQSILIYSIKEWEKVLERSKATLDEDQSRLFMHFVVSEAGTSEIDKTGRILIPGRLRKLVPLDEDQEIILVGLYHRMEVWNPSEWRRYISRSEDRYEQDMSKILNLL
- a CDS encoding helix-turn-helix domain-containing protein — its product is MSRSSKSELMTAEETCRYLKITQRTLYRYLRSRRIPAFKLGSQWRFVRSDLEQWIRERMRTPLND
- a CDS encoding FmdB family zinc ribbon protein, with product MPLYEYLCLSCRRRTTVLQLSIANPKPVSCASCGSAELSRLMSRFASPKSEEARLESLADPDTLGDLDESDPDSMKQFMKKMGDEMGEGFGEDPSEALGNTEDASADLGDDGGF
- a CDS encoding ComF family protein; protein product: MLTSFPFTRTGFLGLCRQALRFIVPVDCLACGVGLQGDPVPGFCRRCWELILPLKGPCCALCSQPFVSAAAVSNSPNHHCQDCLEHRPAFSRAWTLYPYLPPLREAVCAFKYRGKIGLAKPLAQLMIDALPPNLDVDLVLPVPLHPSRLRGREFNQSLLLADRVARHLHLPVSIRELARVHATDPQTTLPRNMRLKNVRHAFAVRRPRLVTGRRILLIDDVFTTGATLHECAAALSESGAKSVVALTLARTIGSLVVPDHLFVEEPFRSPSVLGL
- a CDS encoding ABC transporter ATP-binding protein — its product is MLRLEQVSKIYHRGSASIIGVDRVSLEVAAGEFCAFMGPSGCGKSTLLNLVAGLDSPTSGEIVLNGRPTARFSSDDWTRIRREEIGIVFQSFHLVPGLSAEENVAFPLLLRGERGGTMLRRVEEVLDLVGMNHRRRHRPGELSGGEQQRVAIARAVVHGPKLVVADEPTGNLDSQQGAAVVDLLRTLADQDRRTVLLATHSGEAAGSAHYVWTMRDGRLIERVASNLLSLGL